The Silene latifolia isolate original U9 population chromosome 4, ASM4854445v1, whole genome shotgun sequence region agtgtgtagtcctgccagaatacccatcgcaacagatattcctcaccgccagtgggggaccacatctgttcccacctaagccccgctcatctcatccgagcgataacccatgttccttaatgtgcacatcccctcccgtggcgggttccacagagggcgaatcaagggagtgaagccactcccgcaagtgactccgccaccgaggacacacctcgagaaccacagacaattacacaATCAATTATGCAATAACAACTCCAACACAAACTAACATGTTATAGATCAACAAtaacacaaccaccaccaacaattaTGTagccaataactgagtagggaaaccctacctggaataagcaatcacgagatcgtcacaaagcagctaatcaaaatcgttcttcaacccaatcacctcctatcaaacatacaatcatacaatcaccatctaataaacacaatactcccaaaacctccaatttacccaattaggatttcaaccaaaaccaatgaaacaacataaaaactatagaTTAGATGGAGTGTAGAATGGATTGAGGAAGGaggactgttagagaaagagagcatggatataggaatggttgtaggtgttgaggttatagtcggtTATCATTGACATGATGTGGTAATGAGGATTTTGAGAAGTATAGCAAAAgatttagtattagtgggttacgaggacgtaacacttatcttaagaggagtaggatgcgacaaataGAGCCTAATGGTTGTACATATTAcagtataattggaagtttgagccTTGGCGTAGAAaaaaggatggatttgtattgtggttgatattgttaagaggtcatggtcgtgcttgtagtagtgcgatgtttaggaatgggagaatatgatgatgtttatgagttcgatggtgttgacagttggatgatgatgtttatgagttcaatagcattgacagttggatgatgatgtttatgagtgtgagtgaactttgaggacgaagttctttttaagggtggtagaatgtaatatttcgtttggtggttgatcttgcttggtggattgtcttgatattggatttttctagtggataatatgttagtgagacggagctagcggcgttggtggatggtatttgaaagtgtatggagttagtgttgatgCACTATAACTGGTGGATACGATAtcatgagccatgttgtggaggtaggcatagttggtggatttggtgttaagagttcatgttttataggttgggttgaacttcggggacgaagttatttttaaggagggaagactgtaatactacggtttttatATCTAtggttactctatcgagtggcacttactctgtcgagtaagtatatttGGTTTACTTAAACAAGTTGTTTGctgaaggctactcgatcgagtaagttgaggactcgatcgagtaagggtcactcaatcgagtaagttacttactcgatcgagtaagttggttttacgggttgttttgacgggttttggtagcaacgtgagaaagatatataaacttaatccgtcgttttctttttatttttacaCTTTTATAAACTTTACAAAGAtaaaacaaagttacgttgcttctctctctctctctcattgctatcagatcctaagggctagagtcgtcggatcgttgtgttctttacgccttTGAGaccttttgttactttagttgtagtttggatTTAGAatagttgtactttactttacagttagttttgttgtaatcacttaaacttatctattaaagtacgttcttttatggtctatttgatatccattgcctcgggtaaccgagatggtagcactttcatgcattgggtggtcttggtaaggcaccttggtgtattggggtgttacaaagtgtgGGTGAGAAATCTTCCTATACCAAATCATGTAGCGCGAATCGATCTGGGAAAAGGCATCAAAGTCCGGTTAAACCGGTCTCTCAAAACTATCTCGGCATCACTCAAACCCCACTCCAAATCAGGGGAATCTCCATAAGACAGCCTATAACCCAAGGCCGGCTTAACCAGATGATAGTCAACAGTCGGGAACCGCATAGGTATCGGGATAACCTGAACATACTCATACTGACGGAGACACCTATCAGGCTGGTACGGCTCTACTATATCCAGAAATATAATCAGGCCCGAGTAGAGCGAAATACGGCAAGCCTTCTGTGGACCAACATCGTAAGGGAGCCACGTGACGTGCTCCACCCTAAGCCTGTCCAACCTCTACCGGTGCTGCTCCATCAACCGAACATCTCCCCTAAACCTAGGAACCCGTGACCAAGCCTCGACAAGTGGTATCCCCTCGACACAATATCCGGAGTGTGGTCAGAACATGGGAAAGTACTCATATATCCAAGCCTGAAGCAACGGTAAACAACCGTTAACACCCTGGCCCTCCTTACACAAAGCCATCCCCAACTGTCTATACAAGTAGGCCAATGTCGCGGCCCCCCAAGCATAACTGCCGATATCAGACAACTGATCAAACAACGGCAACATATAGGCAATAACCATATCACCAGACTTGTCCGTGAACAAAGTTTGTCCTACCAACAACATCATGTAAGCCCTGAGCAAGTCATGTTGGTTACCCGTCTCCGCAAGCTCTATCAATTTCTTAATTGTCACTCCACCACCCTTGTAAAATGGTGGTTTCACATCTTTCACAGGCATACCAAAAAAGGCAGCCACCTTCCCCTTCATACCGATTTCCTCCCTCATAGGACCCTCCTCCATAACCCTCGTGCCATCCACCCGTATCCCAAGGATCTTCTCAACGTCGTGCAATAAGATAGTAATATCACCAAACGGCATATGAAAAGTCTTGGTGTCAGGCTGCCACCTCTCTACAAAAGCACTAATGAGGTTCTCATCCAAACCGGTCGTCAAAGAACGCCTCAAATGATCAAGGCCACTCTTACTAACTCTCTCAGAAACACCATCACGGACCTTCATCTTACTTATCTTCTCTAGAGCACCCGGGCTCTCGTAACACGTGATCCACAATCTCACGCTTCCCGGACCGGTCCAACTACTATAAGCTACGTGGCCACCAAAGCTACGTAGGACGCTAAGGACACTCGGACCACCCTCAACCGGAGCTGTAAGACGCCAAGATAGATCCGAAGTCTTTGTCTTCTTCCTCCCCGTGCTACTAGATGAACCATCACCAAGCGGCACATATCAATCTCTACCATCCCGTACCACCTTCTTAGGTGGTAGTACGGCGGCTTTCTCGTCAATAAAACGAGAGTCatcctcctcatcctcatcatcatcatcctcatgcTGAACCACATAGACAAaatgctcctcctcctccttagcATCAGAATCGGCTACTGGCTCCCTAAAAAACTAACTTGGTAAATCAAGCTCGGTCATAACGGGCTCGGGAGCAGGGTCGGGAGAATAACGGATTTGGATGCCCCTACCCCTACCTCCCCGACCACGACGTGGCACTAACGGTAAGGGGATACGCCGCTTAGAGCCCGTCACTCTTCGGTCTCTCATACGGCCCAAGGAAGTCATAATGTAATCTTCGTTGTCCGACATCTGCATTTACGAGATTAAAACGTTAGATAACTAAAAATAAACAAGTTTTCatacaaaaagaatataaaatAACCAGCATTTAAATACTAAATTAACGGTCGAAATGTAATTAAACAGTCCAAATTAGAGATCGACGTTGAGTTTCAAAGTCCGAGCATGGCCAAGACAATGAAATTCAACGTCCTTAACCAAACTGGACGTAGAAACTGATAGTTCGTGCCAGTTATGGACTTGAACAGTGCACGTCTAGCCAGGTTTGGACGACTAAACTCAACGTCTGTCACCAAATTGGACATAGAATCTCCCTTCAGCCAAGCCGTTGGCATTCAACGTCCCTATCCATCCCGACTTCCTCCATTAAACCCGACTTCCAACtcgacaacaataacaacaccaacaacagatccttcaacaacaataacaacaacaacaacaacaacaattcgactacaacaacgacaacaacaacaacaacaacaacaacaacaacaacaacaacaacaacaacaacaacaacaacaacaacaacaacaacaacaacaacaacaacaacaacaacaacaacaacaacaacaacaacaacaacaacaacaacaacaacaacaacaacaacaacaacaacaacaacaacaacaacaacaacaacaacaacaacaacaacaacaacaacaacaacaacaacaacaacaacaacaagagggCAACTAATTAAAGCTAATTAAAACCATTTAAATAATTCAAATTAATCAATCTCAATCTAACAACAACTAATtcgactacaacaacaacaaaaagaggGCAACTAATTAAAGCTAATTAAAACCATTTAAATAATTCAAATTAATCAATCTCAATCTAACAACAACTAATtcgactacaacaacaacaaaaagaggGCAACAAATCGAATTCAACAGCATTATTAATTAAAATTATCCAATTGAATTTATAAAAACTAATTCTTaactaataaacaaaataaatggaTGTGTATTATTTTACTTGTGGTGGTCGGTGTTGGTGGTGGGGTGTTGTTCGTTGGTAGTGGTGTTAATGATGCCCGACGGTGATGatgcgtggtggtggtggttgtcgatTAAAAAGGAAAGTGCGAGAGATATAGCGAGGTGAGTGCCAGATGTGAGAGGGCAAGAACGACCGAGATGCGAGAGTGGTGAGTGCGGGGCGGGTCGGGTGTGGTGGTAGTAGTCGGAGGCGGCGATCTTTAGAGGGATACGGTGTCTTTGTTGGAATTTTGGTGGTTTTGGGTTGAAGGAGGAGTGTGAAAGAGAGATTAGAGGGAAATAGAGAGTTCAAGGGTAAGGgacgtcttttttatgaaaaacgtcgacgacgtttcgCAACCCGGAAAATAAGGGATAATTATTGATTAATATATTCGGAAAGAAAATAAAATAGTATCCAGAATGTTTCAGTTTATGCTCCTACCTATTATCTGCTTTTTTAATTTACCTAACTACCCGCCCTAATAAGAAAGAAGGACGGGATAAAGTATAAAGAGGGATATAAAATAATAGAAAAAATGATGTAAAAATGTCGACATTGGAGACGCATTCAAGCAAAGCTTTCTTTATCAAGAAATCCATACTAATTCTTACAAACATCAACTATGTCGACATTGTTGTTCATCATACATAAAATACCAAGCCAAGTCTCCACATGTTTCTTAGAGTTGTTTCTGTTCGAAAAGACTCTCATCCCTCTCTATCTTTCAATCCCCCTTAATCATCTCAATAATAATCCCCATTAATTATCACCACCGCTTTTAACTGCTTAATTCAATTCAATTGCATAATTCTTGATTCCTGTACAAACCAACCTTTCTTTTTTATTCTAATTCTAATATACCGTATACTACTGTGTATTATATATATTACCCACTTCACTTTTCTTCATTTCCTCCTCCTCTATGTCATCATTCTTTCAGGTTCGTGTCTACATTTTTTCAGTTTTTCTGCATGcccaatttttatttttatttttatttttttcgtgGCGATTCTTGAAATAAATAATAACGGGGCGTAGACGTAAATACTTACTACGCTCTACCACTAACAAGGGGGCGACTGCTAATTTCTTTGGCAAGATCCCCTCGTAACATAACCAAGGTTCTCCACTGGTATAAACCATATAAATTAGGAATTAGCATAAAGTTTGTGTCTTTGGTAATATATTATGGGATTATTTTTCTGGGTTTTGTTACTTGGTTAGTTAACTAAAATGGGTTTCTTTTTGCAGGAGTTTTTGTACCCTTTGCTCAGTATTGGACCCTTCAGAGAGAAgtttaacatggtatcaggtagttttatttattacttttacAGTCGGTCTCTCTTAACACGGATATAGATTAAAATGGGGTAAAATAGTTTCCCACTTGAATAGATGAGACAAGCTTTTTGCTTTTCCTTTAGGCATTACGCTTTACTTGACCCGTTTTAAGTATGACAAATATGCTCGTGTTAAACAATAATTTGTGCTACATTTATGTTTATGGGTTTTTCAGAAGAAAGGATCAGGCGATCATGAGGTTGTTTGATTAAAGTTTATAGTTTTGAGAGTTTATAATGTTGAATTGCGTGCTCGTGTTTATGTGTTCAATGGATTCCTtttatgggtagatttttatcttCTGTACACAAATTGGATGTTGCAGTAGTCTTGTTGATGAGAAATTGCTTCATTTTTGCCCATTCTCAAATTTGGATTTTATCAGCAagttttcttttgttgttttcTGTTGTATTATCTGAGTTATGTGGCCCCATTTCTTGGCCAATGAATTCCAAAAGTTGCGTTTAACAACAGACAAGTGGAATTACCTAATAATAATTCAGTCCTTTCCCTATATAAACACATGACTGAATGCTGTAGTAAGTCAGGGGCAATTAGTCTGTTACTACTGTTTTTCATTTATATCTTCCAATCTTTGTAAATCTAGGTGTCCTGCTGGTCCAGTTTCAAGAATCAATGTCTAATTCAACATGTAAGTTGGCAGAATCCGAGTTATGTCGAGATGACTCGGCTGCATTGGTTCTGAAACTCGTTGCGATTGGCTCAATTTTAGTCGCTGGTGCAATAGGAATTGCAATCCCATTGCTAGGCCGGAGGAAAAGCTTTCTTGCAACTGATGGGAATTTATTCATAGCCACCAAAGCGTTTGCGGCTGGTGTTATACTAGCCACTGCTTTTGTACATATGCTACCAGATGGTTCAAAGAATCTAAGCAACTTATGCTTGCCAAAAATCCCTTGGTCTAAGTTCCCATTCTCAGGGTTTTTTGCAATGTTAGCTGCATTATTGACTTTGATGTTGGATTTTGTGGGCACACAATGGTATGAGAGGAAGTCTGAGAAAGCAAAGAGGAAAGGAGGTGAGCTAGGTGATGAGCTTGGGCTCGATGGGTCACTTGACTCTATATCAGCAGCCGGGGTTTTGCCTGCAGACCGCACGGTGGTCAATGGTGGTgtatgtggtggtggtggtggtggtggtggtggggaggAGAGTATTGTAGGGATGCATGCTCATGGCCATGGGAATGATGATGGTCATGGGCATGTGGTTGATGTCTATGATGATGGTCACGGTCACGGGCACTCTCATGGTCATAGCTTTGGCGGAGATAGTAGTGCACGGCATGTCGTCATTTCCCAGGTAATGCTTAATTCAAGATTAAAATCCTTTCGAATTTGAAATTCCCTTGTGTGAGTGACTTTATGCTACTTTGGAATTCCTTGATTGGTACAAGATAATGAGTCTATTGCGTTGGAAATTTAGAATCCTAGATTCTGATGTTATTATTTTTACTGCTCTATGCATCATTGAAACCAAGTTTCTTGCGTTCTTCTATTAATTCTCCTTGACATTGAAAGGCTTGattttttgtttgatttggtAAATTCCTACGATTAAAATTTATTTGACTTTCCTTGATCTGTTCATATTCTTTCTCCAAAGCCAGTAGAATGTTACCTGTTCAAAAGAATCTAGTAGGTACAAAGCCAGCTGGACATTTACGATATTGTCACGGCATATTTTTCATAATTTAGTAACTTTGTCACTTGTCAGCTCTTTCTGACTGAGTAAATTAATTCATATTTAAATATCTTTTCAAAATGAAATTTAAGCACTAGAAAACAATATAGGGTAGTGGGACATCATACTAATATCTTGATTCTGTGGTCTTTTGATCCTCTATAAAGGGCATTAGTTTCTTCCTTGTCCATTCGACTAAGTACTTCTTGCTCCGAAAAGTTTGTTCCGTAAATGATGCAATAACCAAGTCTCAAACATGGCCCCTTCACCACGTCTTGTGTAAAGAGATACTTATTCTAAAGTTGGGGgacttttccttcaatttcattcTAGTCTAAAGATTACATTAGTGGATGTAGTTTTGCCCATCTAGCATATGATTCTTTGAGCAAGTAACTTGAGAGAAAGAAAGTCATGTTTGGAATCACTGACTCCCTTTTTTGCGGAGGGTTTGAAATTGAAAGGAACTCAAGAATCAAGAGCACTAGATTACTTATGATCAGGGCGGATCTAGTTAGTAATGATGGGCTACAAACCAACCCATTTTCGTAGTTAAAATCTTATAGTTCATTAGATATTCAGCAAAATAGAATAGTGTAGTTGGTAAAAGGTGCTGCCATAAGGTTGTGGGATAATATGCTAGGCGCTGGTTCGATACcaactgttctcaatttttgctTATTTTTGTCCTTTCAATAATCTTTGTATTTAACTTGTGTTTTTTCCTATTTTTTTGTTGCTGCATTAATTAAATCGTAATAATATGGTCTTTGTTTGTAAAGAAAGTTACTGATAAAATACTTGCATCATTAAGTTGAATTCCAAAAAAGTTAGTATTAGTCACTTTAACAATTAAAAAAACACGAGTACTCCGTATTTCAAAAAGGTAGACGGGATCGTAAGATAAGATTGTTTGTTAATTTAATTTACTAAGCAACTATTAACAAAATTGTGGGTAGCATTGGAAAATATTTTTATACGAgtaaataatttttaaaaacttGCTCGGATATTTTTATAAGAAAAAATTAGTATCGTGTAATTCTAATTATAGTGGTTTTGCCATTGGTCAAGGCTACGACAATAAACTAAGTGTAGTTTACATACATACAACCATATAACTTCGCATGACATCTGACAACCGACTTCGACCTAGCCCTACATACTTTTAATTCCTGGATCCGCCTCTGCTTATGATGATTGTTCAGCTTTTCAATAATACACTGTTTGATTTATCgcctttgcttttttttttttattagtaagaaatacttcctccattcaactccactctacatATTTCACTTTTATACACTATTCATaattgtgtattcaatttcgattttctctcgatacgtaagtggaaatatattcatgtgggatcttatttgattcgtctttacgagtacattaaaaatatctaacttttataatttttgcaaatacgtagctaatgatatttagcatgtaaaacacgcgttggcaaacgtgaaaatagaaagtggtagagtggagttgaatggaggaagtattactcaatactccctcctatccactcttttcttccttatttcctaaaacggattattcaggttttcttcccctttcctttttgagaaagtttttattaatattatactcttacctctttccactcatcaaaccccactatatactttattaatatttaattctaattattcctacctctctccaataaccaaaccccacccatctcctttattaatatttaatcataattattcatacctctctccaattaccaaaccccactcatatatttatcaatattatactccccacccttaatctccgtgcccacttcaaaggggaaaaaaaggatggatgggagggagtattaattaagGGATGCCTAGAGGGTGACACCGCCCCTCTACAAAAAGACACGATTGACCCTATGCCAGAGTAGCTGTTGTCAATGGCTAGATAAGGGGGTCAATGTATGCAATGTTACCCTTGTGTCACGTAGACGCTGTTTTCAGATTATCTATAATGGAAATATGGAAATTGCGTTGAGAAATTACATCGGAGGATTGCTACTCTATTAGAAATAAGTGCAAACATCTATGTGACCCATTTAACTTTATTAGCAAAATTCTGAATCAAAGAATAGTAAGGTCTTGGCATATGAAATGAAAACTTATCCTTTATGGAAAAAAACTATGGAAAAAAACTATTAAgctctcaaaatatttttttttttttttttcggggatGGGAGTCGATGTCAAGTAATGATGCACTGATGCTGCAAACTTTTATGAGTTCGAGCTCTTATTTAAGTAAAGAGACACTTCTCCCATAATTACTCATCATTTAACTGTCTGTGCAGGTTTTGGAACTGGGAATCCTTTCACATTCTATTCTCATTGGGTTATCCCTTGGAGTGTCACACAGCCCTTGTACAATAAGACCGCTGGTTGCCGCCTTGTCCTTCCACCAATTCTTCGAGGGCTTTGCTCTTGGAGGATGCATAGCTCAGGCCCAATTCAAGAATTTGCACAGTATGGTAATGGCTTGCTTCTTTGCTCTAACAACCCCTGGGGGTATTGCCGTAGGCATAGGCCTAGCCTCATTCTACAATCCCGCTAGTCCAAGAGCCCTAGTAATTGAGGGAATCCTCGATTCCATGTCGGCCGGAATCCTTATCTATATGTCCTTGGTTGACTTAATTGCGGCTGACTTTATGAGTAAGAGAATGAGGTCTAACACGAGGCTCCAAGCTGTATCGTACTTTGCACTATTCTTGGGAGCCGCACTTATGTCTTCCCTTGCTGTCTGGTCGTAAAATTACTAAAAGAACCCTGGCTCTTAATTTGGTGTATATTTTCTGAGAGGGGAATAAAAACAATCTGCATATCCCGTCATTTTTTTCTGGCGGGCTGGAGACGGAAGTGCTCTCGGAGTATTAGTGTAGTTTACGAATGCTGGTGTTCTTAGGCTTAGACTTGGGTGCAAGGAGGTCGCTGGTTTTCGTAAGAAGGGGACAAAAGAAAAGTTAGAAACGAAAAAAGAGGCAAAACGAAA contains the following coding sequences:
- the LOC141653445 gene encoding zinc transporter 4, chloroplastic-like isoform X1, with the translated sequence MSSFFQEFLYPLLSIGPFREKFNMVSGVLLVQFQESMSNSTCKLAESELCRDDSAALVLKLVAIGSILVAGAIGIAIPLLGRRKSFLATDGNLFIATKAFAAGVILATAFVHMLPDGSKNLSNLCLPKIPWSKFPFSGFFAMLAALLTLMLDFVGTQWYERKSEKAKRKGGELGDELGLDGSLDSISAAGVLPADRTVVNGGVCGGGGGGGGGEESIVGMHAHGHGNDDGHGHVVDVYDDGHGHGHSHGHSFGGDSSARHVVISQVLELGILSHSILIGLSLGVSHSPCTIRPLVAALSFHQFFEGFALGGCIAQAQFKNLHSMVMACFFALTTPGGIAVGIGLASFYNPASPRALVIEGILDSMSAGILIYMSLVDLIAADFMSKRMRSNTRLQAVSYFALFLGAALMSSLAVWS
- the LOC141653445 gene encoding fe(2+) transport protein 3, chloroplastic-like isoform X2, which gives rise to MVSGVLLVQFQESMSNSTCKLAESELCRDDSAALVLKLVAIGSILVAGAIGIAIPLLGRRKSFLATDGNLFIATKAFAAGVILATAFVHMLPDGSKNLSNLCLPKIPWSKFPFSGFFAMLAALLTLMLDFVGTQWYERKSEKAKRKGGELGDELGLDGSLDSISAAGVLPADRTVVNGGVCGGGGGGGGGEESIVGMHAHGHGNDDGHGHVVDVYDDGHGHGHSHGHSFGGDSSARHVVISQVLELGILSHSILIGLSLGVSHSPCTIRPLVAALSFHQFFEGFALGGCIAQAQFKNLHSMVMACFFALTTPGGIAVGIGLASFYNPASPRALVIEGILDSMSAGILIYMSLVDLIAADFMSKRMRSNTRLQAVSYFALFLGAALMSSLAVWS